One segment of Pseudodesulfovibrio sp. 5S69 DNA contains the following:
- a CDS encoding ABC-F family ATP-binding cassette domain-containing protein codes for MLLLDEPTNHLDLEAVEWLEDYLLNFRGTLAFVVHDRIFLNRVGTHVLFLGGAKPLLRKGSFDEFLAWDEENREQRRKEADKLSARIENEYKYINKFRVKARKAAQAQSKLKKVEKLEQELNQIKQVQASHHRGRSLSFRLPEPKRGDKVPVSAVDLEFQYEGGHSVWPALNFQLFRGKKVAVVAPNGAGKSTLLKLIAGTLTPSAGHVKIGPGTEMGYFSQHQHEILNLDNSVIGEIRRLSSPGLTEEQVMSVLGLFLLGERYFERKVKGLSGGEKSRLLLATLFLAKANLLVLDEPTNHLDIETREGLIRALQDYEGTLLFVAHDRYLLNEVAEEVWSLDENGLAQHVGGFEEFHARQKREEACRNGQAACDAEEALEKRKLTKEEKRRQAEERNRLYRELKPLKNKYEKLEADLEKILDEQAGLEEKMNDPATYEKPEQALKLNAAYKDATEWAETIMERMAELEDRMEAITGEQGAA; via the coding sequence GTGCTCCTGCTCGACGAGCCCACCAACCACCTCGACCTGGAGGCCGTGGAGTGGTTGGAGGACTATCTGCTCAATTTCCGGGGTACGCTCGCTTTCGTGGTCCACGACCGCATCTTCCTGAACCGCGTGGGCACCCACGTGCTCTTCTTGGGCGGGGCCAAGCCGCTCCTGCGCAAGGGCTCCTTCGACGAGTTCTTGGCCTGGGATGAGGAGAATCGGGAGCAGCGGCGCAAGGAAGCGGACAAGCTGTCGGCCCGGATCGAGAATGAATACAAATACATCAACAAGTTCCGGGTGAAGGCGCGCAAGGCGGCCCAGGCGCAGAGCAAACTCAAGAAGGTCGAGAAGCTCGAACAGGAACTCAACCAGATCAAGCAGGTCCAGGCCTCCCATCACCGCGGGCGGAGCCTGAGTTTCCGCCTGCCCGAGCCCAAACGTGGCGACAAGGTCCCGGTGTCCGCGGTGGACCTCGAATTTCAATACGAGGGCGGCCATTCCGTCTGGCCCGCCCTCAACTTCCAACTCTTCCGGGGCAAGAAGGTGGCCGTGGTCGCGCCCAACGGTGCGGGCAAGTCGACCTTGCTCAAGCTCATCGCCGGGACGCTGACGCCGTCCGCCGGGCACGTCAAGATCGGTCCCGGTACCGAAATGGGCTATTTCAGCCAACACCAGCATGAAATCCTCAATCTGGACAATTCGGTCATCGGCGAGATCCGGCGGCTGTCCAGCCCAGGGCTGACCGAGGAACAGGTCATGAGCGTGCTCGGCCTGTTCCTGCTCGGCGAGCGGTATTTCGAGCGCAAGGTCAAGGGGCTGTCCGGCGGCGAGAAGTCCCGCCTGCTCCTGGCCACCCTGTTCCTGGCCAAGGCCAACCTGCTCGTCCTGGACGAACCCACCAACCATCTGGACATCGAGACCCGCGAAGGGCTCATTCGGGCCTTGCAGGACTACGAGGGCACGCTGCTCTTCGTGGCCCACGACCGCTACCTGCTGAACGAGGTGGCCGAGGAGGTCTGGTCCCTGGACGAAAACGGGCTGGCTCAGCACGTGGGTGGGTTCGAGGAATTTCACGCCCGGCAGAAGCGGGAAGAGGCGTGCCGCAACGGACAGGCCGCCTGCGACGCCGAGGAAGCCTTGGAGAAGCGCAAGCTGACCAAGGAGGAAAAGCGCCGCCAGGCCGAGGAGCGCAACCGCCTCTATCGCGAGCTCAAACCGCTGAAGAACAAGTACGAGAAGCTTGAGGCGGACCTGGAAAAGATTCTGGACGAGCAGGCCGGGTTGGAAGAGAAGATGAACGATCCCGCTACTTACGAGAAGCCCGAACAGGCGCTGAAGCTCAACGCGGCCTACAAGGACGCCACGGAGTGGGCCGAGACCATCATGGAACGGATGGCCGAATTGGAAGACCGCATGGAGGCCATCACCGGCGAACAGGGGGCGGCATGA
- a CDS encoding GIY-YIG nuclease family protein: MQTWNVYLLRCADNSLYCGITNDLNRRLAAHNAGTASKYTRARLPVSLAASVEVNGKSAALKLELAIKKLPAGQKIERLTSHAEPRRTAAG, from the coding sequence ATGCAGACATGGAACGTCTACCTGCTCCGATGCGCGGACAACAGCCTCTACTGCGGCATCACCAACGACCTGAACCGGCGGCTTGCGGCGCACAACGCCGGCACCGCCTCCAAGTACACCCGGGCCCGGCTCCCGGTGTCCCTGGCGGCCAGCGTGGAGGTGAACGGCAAGAGCGCGGCCCTGAAACTGGAACTGGCCATCAAGAAGCTCCCGGCCGGGCAAAAGATCGAGCGGCTCACCAGCCACGCGGAACCAAGACGGACGGCAGCCGGGTGA